In one window of Drosophila innubila isolate TH190305 chromosome 2L unlocalized genomic scaffold, UK_Dinn_1.0 4_B_2L, whole genome shotgun sequence DNA:
- the LOC117780526 gene encoding uncharacterized protein LOC117780526, whose protein sequence is MAKSTCSGPLKPAVVYQKLMVENLTVIRPPILKIYYWESFDITGLNKKLRSNKAEHEHVLAVPVRQIQSQPLKMLFWLRNMSSKPLELKLKRIQNCNCQPLQTRVGFNQFRQLFHCPHRRLIHVSQEVLNLQPDEVLPLTVTAYFFLYGEHYLTYEVYTGDNRKFVWNFKLEISAFDSEKCLLTKELLPINIKHFQHVTQPIWVQNITMTHLAFAFASRERNFKLHNSNLTVPRQSVWPLLVEYRPLDYENEIELILTYDNTKAKYKIKARGVINDDNEVTDMPLKDRESSDYLYVIYPNRLSFEITIKENRTQLVNVHNYGQKCMEFRWQNYIISDFFAVTFEPAVFRLKGHHSKLCEIKVSVFDRLVFFRRIPIVLEVHRILDRATQIAKAELAEIESIDDPKWKEDSYVEHVFLHLNIRVHSRSNEMKAEDMGDVIDGTCLPCGGVGTAEAGAAGDGPPVPPTDEQQRMAEREEVVKRLSMKRHLNANEIIDLSMAIDHRNTIFEKLFWKYLSKSNFMRITPERTRKKFNKTYEQVIDANQPSNLTVESRAYVDHNTILSIINRLMVEGINDLAKNWIFIPAEYYDRTN, encoded by the exons ATGGCTAAATCAACTTGCTCGGGCCCATTGAAGCCCGCAGTTGTTTATCAGAAGCTGATGGTGGAGAACTTGACAGTCATACGACCGCCGATACTAAAGATATATTATTGGGAAAGTTTTGATATTACAGG GCTCAACAAGAAGCTTCGTTCCAATAAGGCGGAGCATGAGCATGTTTTGGCCGTTCCAGTGCGTCAAATACAAAGTCAGCCCCTCAAGATGCTCTTCTGGTTGCGGAATATGTCGTCAAAGCCCCTCGAGTTGAAATTGAAGCGTATTCAGAACTGCAATTGCCAACCCTTGCAAACTAGAGTAGGCTTCAATCAATTCCGTCAGCTCTTCCACTGTCCACATCGTCGCCTCATCCATGTAAGTCAAGAGGTTCTCAATCTACAGCCAGATGAAGTACTTCCTCTGACTGTGACCGCATACTTTTTTCTTTACGGAGAGCACTATCTAACTTATGAGGTCTA CACTGGAGATAATCGCAAATTTGTGTGGAATTTCAAGCTTGAAATTTCAGCATTTGATTCGGAAAAATGTTTACTGACCAAGGAACTGCTGcccataaatataaaacactttCAGCACGTTACTCAGCCGATCTGGGTTCAGAATATAACCATGACACATCTggcatttgcttttgcctcTCGAGAAAGAAACTTCAAGTTGCACAATTCGAATTTGACGGTGCCACGTCAGAGTGTCTGGCCCCTTTTGGTCGAATACCGTCCCTTGGACTATGAAAATGAG ATCGAGTTAATACTCACTTATGATAATACCAAAGCCAAGTATAAAATCAAGGCTCGTGGCGTGATCAATGATGATAATGAAGTCACCGATATGCCGCTTAAGGACCGGGAGTCCTCTGATTATCTCTACGTTATATATCCGAATCGATTAAGCTTCGAGATAACTATTAAGGAGAATCGCACCCAACTGGTCAATGTGCATAATTATGGACAGAAGTGTATGGAGTTTCGTTGGCAAAA CTATATAATAAGTGACTTTTTCGCGGTCACTTTCGAGCCGGCCGTGTTCCGATTGAAGGGTCATCACTCGAAGCTCTGTGAGATTAAGGTTAGTGTCTTTGACCGTCTCGTTTTCTTTCGTCGCATTCCCATTGTGCTGGAGGTCCATCGGATTTTGGATCGTGCAACACAAATAGCCAAGGCGGAGTTGGCGGAGATTGAGTCTATAGATGATCCCAAGTGGAAGGAAGATAGTTATGTGGAACATGTATTTCTTCACCTTAACATACGTGTCCATTCGCGTAGTAATGAGATGAAAGCTGAGGATATGGGAGATGTTATTGACGGCACCTGTCTGCCATGTGGAGGTGTTGGCACCGCGGAAGCTGGGGCAGCTGGAGATGGTCCTCCAGTTCCACCAACTGATGAGCAACAAAGGATGGCCGAGCGGGAGGAAGTTGTGAAGCGTTTGTCAATGAAACGCCATTtaaatgctaatgaaattattgATCTGAGCATGGCCATCGATCATCGTAATACAATATTCGAGAAACTCTTCTGGAAGTATCTATCCAAGTCAAACTTTATGCGCATTACCCCGGAACGGACACGTAAGAAATTCAACAAGACCTATGAACAGGTGATCGATGCGAATCAACCATCAAACTTGACAGTGGAAAGTCGTGCCTATGTGGATCATAA CACTATCCTATCTATAATCAACCGTCTCATGGTGGAGGGCATTAACGATCTGGCCAAGAACTGGATATTTATACCCGCCGAATATTATGACCGTACCAATTAA
- the LOC117794522 gene encoding LOW QUALITY PROTEIN: hybrid signal transduction histidine kinase A (The sequence of the model RefSeq protein was modified relative to this genomic sequence to represent the inferred CDS: substituted 1 base at 1 genomic stop codon) — protein MVEGQTAVQQQPSGAGIVSGGTGTGSSTAGASGATTVGNVVNSQAQQNGGSSSTSTAAASVSAVGTGNQTAGNNATANSNNNNSNTTNTAATNNNNNNNNNNNNSSNNNNNNNNTTNNNNNNNNNNNNNNNNNNEPDPKTNLIVNYLPQTMSQDEIRSLFVSFGEVESCKLIRDKVTGQSLGYGFVNYVKQEDAEKAINALNGLRLQNKTIKVSIARPSSESIKGANLYVSGLPKNMTQSDLESLFSPYGKIITSRILCDNITGLSKGVGFIRFDQRFEADRAIKELNGTTPKNSTEPITVKFANNPSSNKNSMQPLAAYIAPQNTRGGRAFPANAAAGAAAAAAAAAIHPNAGRYSSVISRYSPLTSDLITNGMIQGNTITSSGWCIFVYNLAPETEENVLWQLFGPFGAVQSVKVIRDLQSNKCKGFGFVTMTNYEEAVLAIQSLNGYTLGNRVLQVSFKTNKNKQTXLLTKLAAVVNANAAAAALAANSLVLNHNNNINKNTNHNNKNICNSINNNSNINVAFQFGKYVNHNNRQHNNNTNKQKQQQQQQLATSSNKQALSHLGATKGTATATAATNNRQNKTPFTVNSCNNKATTSSNSSNNHNTNTNNTSSNATLHVDASSSSTILKTSTKFIYNKPQNHFELLQQQLQLQQEFAQFLTNVANSAANSSGSSNNNSNNSVGGSGNSASGSNGHRHAASLGNNNTSTTTTTVAGNKSSNNYQSSFMPSWSNWFL, from the exons ATGGTTGAGGGTCAGACAGCggtgcaacagcagccatCGGGAGCTGGCATTGTTAGTGGTGGCACAGGCACGGGTAGTAGCACGGCTGGAGCTAGTGGTGCCACCACTGTTGGTAATGTGGTTAACAGTCAGGCTCAACAAAATGGCGGCTCCAGCTCAACGTCGACTGCGGCAGCATCTGTTTCTGCTGTCGGTACTGGCAATCAAACTGCGGGCAACAATGCCacagcaaacagcaacaacaacaacagcaacaccaccaACACTGCAgccacaaataataataacaacaacaacaacaataataataatagcagcaacaacaataataataacaacaatactactaataataacaacaataataataataataacaataataataacaacaacaacaacgaaccaGATCCAAAAACTAATTTGATTGTGAATTATTTGCCACAAACGATGTCGCAAGATGAGATTCGTTCATTGTTCGTTAGTTTTGGTGAGGTGGAGAGCTGCAAGTTGATACGCGATAAGGTCACAG GTCAAAGTCTGGGCTACGGCTTTGTCAACTATGTGAAGCAAGAGGATGCAGAGAAGGCCATCAATGCATTGAATGGTCTTCGtttgcaaaacaaaaccatAAAG GTCTCCATTGCGCGTCCCAGCTCGGAGAGCATTAAGGGAGCCAATCTATATGTATCGGGTCTTCCAAAGAATATGACACAGTCCGATTTGGAATCATTGTTCAGTCCATACGGCAAGATCATAACTTCGCGCATACTTTGTGATAATATCACTG GTCTCTCCAAGGGCGTTGGCTTTATACGCTTCGATCAGCGATTTGAGGCTGATCGCGCTATCAAGGAGCTAAACGGCACCACACCGAAGAATTCCACCGAACCGATAACCGTTAAGTTTGCCAACAATCcgagcagcaacaagaacagcatGCAACCCCTCGCCGCCTACATTGCACCGCAAAATACACGCGGCGGACGCGCTTTTCCAGCCAACGCCGCTGCCGGTGCCGCTgcagccgctgctgccgccgccatTCATCCCAACGCGGGCCGTTACAG CTCTGTGATCTCACGCTATTCGCCGCTGACCAGTGATCTAATTACCAATGGCATGATTCAAGGCAATACCATTACTAGCTCTGGCTGGTGCATTTTTGTCTATAATTTGGCACCCGAAACTGAGGAGAATGTTCTATGGCAGCTGTTTGGGCCATTTGGAGCCGTGCAGTCCGTTAAG GTAATACGGGACTTGCAGAGCAATAAATGCAAGGGCTTTGGTTTTGTGACCATGACGAACTATGAGGAGGCCGTATTGGCCATTCAATCCCTCAATGGCTACACGCTGGGCAATCGTGTACTTCAAGTCAGCTTTAAGACcaacaaaaataagcaaacGTAATTATTAACCAAGTTGGCTGCTGTTGTCAATGCCAAtgcggcggcagcggcgctGGCTGCCAATAGTTTGGTGCTCaatcataacaacaacatcaacaaaaacactaatcacaacaacaagaacatttgcaacagcatcaacaataatagcaacatTAATGTTGCCTTTCAGTTTGGCAAATATGTAAATCATAACAACAGAcagcacaacaataacacaaacaagcagaaacaacaacagcaacagcagcttgcAACATCCAGCAACAAGCAGGCGCTGTCACATTTAGGTGCCACAAAGggaactgcaacagcaacagcagcaacaaacaatCGTCAAAACAAAACCCCTTTTACCGTAaatagttgcaacaacaaggcaacaacaagcagtaacagcagcaacaaccacaacaccaacaccaacaacacctcGTCCAACGCCACGCTCCATGTCGATGCCTCCTCATCCAGCACCATTTTAAAAACTTCCACGAAATTCATTTACAACAAGCCACAAAATCATTTCGagctgttgcagcagcagctccaactGCAGCAGGAATTTGCCCAGTTTCTCACTAATGTAGCCAACAGCGCagccaacagcagcggcagcagcaataacaacagcaacaatagtgTTGGTGGCAGCGGCAACTCGGCAAGCGGCTCAAATGGTCACCGGCATGCTGCAAGTTTGGGAAACAACAACACgtcgacgacaacaacaacagtcgctggcaacaaaagcagcaacaattatCAATCCTCATTTATGCCATCTTGGTCAAATTGGTTCTTGTAA